The following proteins come from a genomic window of Aspergillus luchuensis IFO 4308 DNA, chromosome 3, nearly complete sequence:
- the sec53 gene encoding phosphomannomutase SEC53 (BUSCO:EOG09263YFH;~COG:G;~EggNog:ENOG410PHHP;~InterPro:IPR043169,IPR006379,IPR005002,IPR036412, IPR023214;~PFAM:PF03332;~go_function: GO:0004615 - phosphomannomutase activity [Evidence IEA];~go_process: GO:0009298 - GDP-mannose biosynthetic process [Evidence IEA]): MATEAAGVYPALQDRPLKGTICLFDVDKTLTPARANVTPEMLTLLSQLRHKCAIGFVGGSNLPKQQEQLGRNTTDVTTLFDFCFAENGLTAFRLGKPLQSNSFIQWLGEEKYQKLVNFLLKYIANVEIPKKRGTFVEFRNGMINVSPIGRNASTEERKEFEAYDKIHNIRRDLVDALKKEFPDYGLSYSIGGEISFDVFPTGWDKTYCLQHVEAEKDITGIDYKTIHFFGDKTFPGGNDYEIYSDPRTIGHSVEDPDDTMRQLRELFQL, translated from the exons ATGGCCACTGAAGCAGCCGGAGTTTATCCTGCCCTGCAGGACCGCCCCCTCAAGGGCACAATCTGTCTCTTTGATGTCGACAAGACGTTAACGCCTGCCCGAGCT AATGTCACCCCGGAGATGCTCACGCTTCTCTCTCAGCTGCGTCACAAGTGCGCGATCGGATTC GTTGGTGGCTCGAATCTTCCCAAGCAGCAAGAACAGCTCGGTAGAAACACCACGGACGTCACAACCCTATTCGATTTCTGCTTCGCCGAGAACGGTTTGACCGCTTTCCGCCTGGGCAAGCCTCTTCAAAGCAACAGCTTCATCCAATGGCTGGGAGAGGAAAAATATCAGAAGTTGGTCAACTTTCTGCTCAAGTACATCGCCAACGTGGAGATTCCTAAGAAGCGCGGCACCTTCGTCGAATTCCGCAATGGCATGATCAACGTCAGCCCGATTGGCAGAAATGCTAGCACCGAGGAACGGAAGGAGTTTGAAGC GTATGACAAGATTCACAACATCCGCCGCGACCTTGTAGATGCGCTCAAGAAGGAGTTCCCTGACTATGGTTTGAG CTACTCTATTGGTGGTGAAATCTCGTTTGACGTTTTCCCGACCGGCTGGGACAAGACTTACTGCCTACAACACGTCGAAGCCGAGAAAGACATTACGGGTATCGATTATAAGACAATCCACTTCTTCGGTGACAAGACATTCCCTGGTGGTAACGACTACGAGATCTACAGTGACCCTAGGACGATCGGTCACTCCGTTGAGGACCCTGATGACACCATGAGACAGTTGAGggagctcttccagctctag
- the ECM29 gene encoding ECM29 family proteasome component (COG:S;~EggNog:ENOG410PH87;~InterPro:IPR016024,IPR011989,IPR024372;~PFAM:PF13001;~go_function: GO:0060090 - molecular adaptor activity [Evidence IEA];~go_process: GO:0043248 - proteasome assembly [Evidence IEA]), producing the protein MATDTTPASSEARELSLISKVELRIALADTDAKLETLLNTYLPPLLLKLGSESLAVRNKVIAVCQHVNTRVQAPSIKLPVTALLKQFKEQKSQLIRHFDLIYLQQGIDRLGSDARVEILLPLLQGISEIGTSVNQAAVVFNLVLRLLPLLKLPPKGSDDDIQLKTRLGLSGQDTQFLSKWFEKLLLLAPADKSSPTCPGLSPADYTFLNKDASISETWNPSAEGGLNLTETKVNALRFLASGAFSDTERFLPALIASADANSRLSDLGEETLKRFIPDMEAAEVVQQLYGLYFGAGTPDGAPPARPALQTRILIFLGKSIRATKDRASVMRVIEEGLLSDAARSSQGLLASKLRTQIFNFTTWVVKMGSPSDLDEVAPKLIAGLRDFIQSQGWPSPAASGQRLPSTDLSLRGLAYESIGILVPKTNFELYNGQEGLSGFDLIQWLFASLSSDDSSSQIFVSIEQALGSILNSSIDSWDSDFQDQLRPFLIRQMNNYPGGEDPASGFAVVRGPQYAAVRFANRFLPYHDVVARWIDLMAIARGSENKQEVMEEGKKGLHPFWHRLLSPSNDSHSAIARKDSMWYDFPKFSELTRFILGSAASNGVSGFSASEIVSGPYKNAFASIIAFIRNILLWEALSASNTTIEVDQDWDTKLDVMLTSDEHARSSLKHYLRAINKEEVVLFLNSALAGLTRESREGLQQCGKHFVSICSLASNDIVEAVVPQTLVLRTPLKSNDQDIQAMAARAIGILASHPALPDNDLMSLVVECTECITPWKTAVGEGALRVRGAVLALSYMLSRLAFRNMTAKVPNVHVDHFVHTIRDMIENARDSLLRRSAQLAIGQLSLSKILSPSILSDMEWKAIRDVLVRDAKAESEVAIMALGLLSLIFPKEDPGDSHFSTLTEALYGLHEIRSPEIHFTVGEALSNAAAGWNSKSLVLEFDVDSESPDSYVPEQVLADVADTIIAKCGAPKPSLKRASAIWLLSLVKNCGHLSLMQDRLRQCQSSFSSLLVDRDEVVQETGAQGLSLVYGMGDQSLKDDLVRDLVNSFTENNSTLAGGRVSQNTELFEPGALPTGGGSSVNTYKDIMNLASEAGDPTLVYRFMSLASNNALWSSRAAFSKMGISSIFSDSSVNGYLAKNPKIYPKLFRYRFDPNPNVQRSMNTIWKALVKDPMEVIETHFDEIMNDLLRSLLAGREWRVRQASCTAIADLIQGRQPEKYAQYMDEIFTKAFKLLDDIKETVRASALKLCQTITNAIIRTLETSDTDTKRAETMLRSAIPFLLSDKGMESGVEEVQGFAIGALIQMIRKSPGGPLRPFIPHMMEQFLNSLSSLEPQAVNYVHLNADKYGLTGQDIDKMRLSSIRTSPMMEVIERYLIDMLDEESMKEFATRLEGVLRSAVGLPSKVGCSRVLVLLSMRSMLFRPYADRFIQLLGKFVVDRNDTVSASYCTSIGYLLRLASDNRVLKTIEHAKELYMTAEDSNQRVISAEILQAASKLSNDRFMAFATAALPFIFVSKCDLDEHVREVFEKTWQDNVGGNRTVSLYIKEITDLVSSNLESARWAIKHTAALGLAKAIMSLDSEIDLSTSEYVWPVLERAVAGKTWEGKEVVLEAFVKFSGQAKKLWQEKPTLGETMKTITIREAKRNNPAYRPHALTALGGVAQARKDLDLMSDAIAIVTHVLDDVEDQGDPMDVDSGKDQKPKQTLDDTLAACVVCILQCLSFASHTSAKTLHGHLDESRPVLHRILVGHGGRNVQVTLYRELRAVFGQIGAWASDRSGEPDRRGPQESLAALTVEIFAHEIDLSVEAVRAERARAAVAYFELCKQTELPIDQAIQKLVKSWREEERSGPVRQILDRALVHLQ; encoded by the exons ATGGCTACAGACACTACGCCAGCAAGCTCCGAAGCTCGCGAGTTAAGCTTGATATCCAAGGTTGAGCTTCGGATAGCGCTGGCGGATACCGATGCCAAACTGGAAACCCTGCTAAATACATACCTACCTCCCCTCTTATTGAAGCTGGGATCTGAAAGTCTTGCTGTTCGCAATAAAGTGATTGCAGTTTGCCAGCATGTCAACACTAGAGTCCAAGCCCCGTCTATCAAACTGCCGGTCACGGCTTTGCTGAAGCAGTTCAAAGAGCAAAAGTCCCAGCTCATCCGGCATTTCGACTTGATTTACCTTCAACAAGGTATTGACCGCCTGGGCTCAGATGCTAGAGTCGAAATCCTGCTTCCCTTGCTTCAGGGAATCTCTGAGATCGGGACATCTGTCAACCAAGCCGCCGTGGTATTTAACCTTGTCCTGCGGCTTCTGCCCTTGCTTAAGCTACCACCAAAGGGCAGCGATGATGATATACAGCTCAAGACTCGACTAGGTCTGTCCGGCCAAGATACGCAATTTCTATCGAAATGGTTTGAGAAATTGTTGCTCCTTGCCCCCGCAGATAAGAGCTCGCCCACTTGTCCCGGGTTGTCTCCTGCAGATTATACATTTTTGAACAAGGACGCTTCGATATCAGAAACATGGAATCCTTCTGCAGAAGGTGGTCTGAATCTGACAGAAACCAAAGTCAATGCTCTAAGATTTTTGGCTAGTGGAGCTTTCAGCGACACAGAGCGATTCTTACCTGCTCTCATAGCGTCTGCAGATGCAAACTCCCGTCTCTCCGATCTTGGCGAAGAAACTCTTAAAAGATTCATTCCGGACATGGAGGCGGCAGAGGTCGTGCAACAACTTTATGGCTTGTATTTTGGAGCCGGGACGCCTGATGGCGCACCTCCGGCGCGACCTGCTTTGCAGACCAGAATCCTGATTTTCCTTGGAAAATCGATTAGAGCGACAAAGGATAGAGCGAGTGTTATGCGGGTGATTGAAGAAGGCCTTCTATCAGATGCTGCAAGGTCATCACAAGGACTGTTGGCCTCGAAGTTGAGAACACAAATATTCAACTTCACTACGTGGGTTGTTAAAATGGGTTCTCCATCTGACCTGGATGAAGTGGCACCCAAGCTCATAGCAGGCTTGAGAGATTTCATACAGTCTCAAGGATGGCCGAGTCCAGCGGCCAGCGGGCAAAGACTTCCAAGTACAGATCTGAGTCTACGGGGTCTTGCGTACGAAAGCATCGGTATTTTGGTTCCCAAAACCAATTTTGAATTGTACAATGGGCAGGAAGGTCTCTCTGGCTTTGATCTCATTCAATGGCTGTTTGCTTCCTTGAGCTCCGACGATTCCAGCTCCCAGATATTTGTGAGCATTGAACAAGCCTTGGGAAGCATACTCAACTCTTCAATAGATAGCTGGGACAGTGACTTCCAAGACCAACTGCGGCCTTTTCTGATTCGGCAGATGAATAACTAccctggaggagaagatccagCTAGCGGGTTCGCTGTCGTTCGCGGTCCTCAGTACGCTGCTGTACGTTTTGCTAACAGATTCTTGCCATACCACGATGTTGTCGCCCGCTGGATAGATCTCATGGCGATCGCGCGCGGGTCAGAAAACAAACAGGAAGTTATGGAGGAAGGCAAGAAGGGTCTACATCCATTCTGGCACCGACTTTTGAGTCCTTCAAACGATAGCCACTCGGCCATAGCCAGAAAAGATTCTATGTGGTATGACTTTCCAAAGTTTTCGGAACTTACTCGCTTCATACTTGGATCGGCAGCCTCAAATGGAGTATCTGGATTTTCTGCATCGGAAATTGTATCGGGTCCCTATAAGAATGCGTTTGCATCCATCATAGCGTTCATCAGGAACATACTGCTCTGGGAGGCACTCTCTGCTTCTAATACCACCATAGAGGTCGACCAAGACTGGGACACTAAACTTGACGTGATGCTTACATCCGACGAACACGCAAGGTCCTCTCTCAAACATTATCTTCGGGCTATCAACAAAGAAGAGGTTGTCCTGTTTTTGAACAGCGCTTTGGCCGGCCTTACCCGCGAGAGCCGGGAGGGACTGCAGCAATGCGGAAAGCATTTTGTCAGTATATGCTCTTTAGCCTCGAACGACATAGTGGAGGCGGTGGTCCCGCAGACACTAGTGCTGCGAACCCCATTGAAGAGCAACGACCAAGACATCCAGGCCATGGCTGCCCGCGCAATTGGGATCCTAGCCTCTCATCCTGCCCTTCCTGATAATGACCTCATGTCACTGGTTGTGGAGTGTACAGAGTGTATAACGCCATGGAAAACTGCAGTTGGCGAGGGTGCACTTAGGGTTCGAGGAGCAGTGTTAGCACTATCATATATGCTGAGCAGACTTGCATTCCGTAACATGACAGCCAAGGTGCCAAACGTCCATGTGGATCATTTCGTTCATACGATCCGTGACATGATCGAAAACGCGCGCGACTCACTTCTTCGACGTTCCGCCCAGCTAGCAATTGGACAACTCAGTCTCTCCAAAATTCTGTCTCCTTCTATTCTTTCTGATATGGAATGGAAAGCTATCAGAGACGTTCTCGTACGAGATGCGAAGGCCGAAAGCGAAGTGGCCATAATGGCACTGGGGCTCCTCTCTCTGATCTTTCCGAAGGAGGACCCTGGTGATTCACATTTCAGTACCCTAACGGAAGCCCTCTATGGCCTACATGAAATCCGCAGCCCTGAGATACATTTCACAGTCGGTGAAGCGCTAAGCAATGCTGCGGCTGGTTGGAACTCCAAATCATTGGTTCTGGAATTCGATGTAGACTCAGAGTCGCCAGACTCATATGTGCCGGAACAAGTGCTTGCGGATGTGGCTGACACAATTATCGCCAAATGTGGCGCACCGAAACCGTCGCTTAAAAGGGCATCTGCTATTTGGTTATTGAGTCTGGTCAAAAACTGCGGTCATCTATCCCTCATGCAAGATCGTCTGCGTCAATGCCAAAGCTCATTTAGCAGCCTGCTCGTTGACCGAGACGAGGTGGTACAGGAAACTGGTGCACAGGGGTTAAGCCTCGTTTATGGCATGGGCGACCAAAGCCTGAAAGACGATTTAGTGCGTGACCTGGTCAACTCCTTCACCGAGAACAATTCAACCCTCGCGGGTGGCAGGGTCAGCCAAAATACAGAGCTGTTCGAACCCGGGGCTCTCCCTACTGGTGGTGGTTCCTCGGTCAATACCTACAAAGACATCATGAACCTCGCATCCGAAGCCGGTGACCCAACCCTTGTATATCGCTTCATGTCCTTAGCTTCGAATAATGCCCTCTGGTCGAGTCGTGCGGCCTTCAGCAAAATGGGCATCAGCAGTATCTTTTCTGACTCGAGCGTCAACGGTTACCTGGCGAAGAACCCTAAGATTTATCCTAAGCTATTTCGCTACCGGTTCGACCCTAACCCCAATGTTCAGCGGTCCATGAATACCATCTGGAAGGCCCTGGTCAAGGATCCGATGGAAGTTATTGAGACCCATTTTGATGAGATCATGAATGATCTGTTGAGGAGCCTCTTGGCGGGTCGGGAATGGAGGGTTCGGCAGGCAAGTTGTACTGCAATCGCCGATCTAATCCAGGGTCGTCAGCCCGAAAAGTACGCGCAGTACATGGATGAAATCTTTACCAAGGCCTTCAAGCTTTTAGATGATATTAAAGAGACCGTTCGAGCTTCAGCATTGAAGCTTTGCCAGACGATTACCAATGCGATTATCCGCACATTGGAGACAAGCGACACTGATACCAAGCGAGCTGAAACCATGCTACGAAGCGCTATCCCATTCCTATTGAGTGATAAGGGCATGGAATccggtgttgaggaggtccAAGGATTTGCCATCGGAGCCCTAATTCAAATGATCCGAAAAAGCCCAGGCGGACCATTGCGGCCGTTCATACCCCACATGATGGAACAGTTTCTGAATTCTTTGAGTTCATTGGAGCCTCAAGCAGTCAACTACGTTCATCTAAACGCCGATAAGTATGGTCTGACAGGCCAAGATATCGACAAGATGAGATTGTCCAGCATTCGAACATCTCCCATGATGGAAGTGATTGAAAGGTACCTCATAGACATGCTGGATGAAGAGAGTATGAAAGAGTTTGCCACGAGGCTTGAAGGTGTGTTGCGCTCGGCCGTTGGGCTTCCATCTAAGGTTGGCTGTAGCCGGGTTTTGGTCCTTTTAAGCATGCGGTCCATGCTCTTCCGCCCCTATGCAGATCGTTTCATACAGCTCCTCGGCAAATTCGTGGTGGATCGCAATGACACCGTCAGTGCATCCTACTGTACATCTATTGGCTATCTCCTGCGTCTCGCCTCGGATAATCGAGTGCTAAAGACAATCGAACATGCTAAAGAACTATACATGACTGCCGAAGACTCTAATCAGCGGGTCATTTCAGCTGAGATTTTACAAGCTGCTTCGAAGTTGTCTAATGACCGGTTTATGGCCTTCGCTACGGCTGCACTGCCATTCATATTTGTGTCCAAATGTGACTTGGATGAACACGTCAGAGAGGTGTTCGAGAAGACGTGGCAGGATAATGTCGGAGGCAACCGCACGGTGTCTCTCTACATCAAGGAAATTACCGACTTGGTGTCCAGCAATTTAGAATCGGCCCGGTGGGCCATTAAGCATACGGCAGCTTTGGGGCTTGCAAAGGCTATCATGTCGCTGGACTCGGAAATTGATCTCTCGACAAGCGAGTATGTTTGGCCTGTGCTGGAGAGAGCTGTGGCCGGGAAAACGTGGGAGGGCAAAGAAGTTGTGTTAGAAGCGTTTGTGAAGTTCTCGGGCCAGGCGAAGAAATTATGGCAAGAGAAGCCAACGCTTGGAGAAACAATGAAG ACTATCACTATCAGAGAAGCGAAGCGGAATAACCCTGCATATCGCCCCCATGCGCTTACTGCTCTTGGCGGAGTGGCTCAAGCACGCAAAGACTTGGATCTGATGTCAGACGCTATTGCCATTGTCACCCACgtgctggatgatgttgaagatcaaggagatccAATGGATGTGGATTCAGGCAAGGATCAAAAGCCGAA ACAAACCCTGGACGACACGTTGGCGGCTTGCGTGGTATGTATCTTACAATGCCTCAGTTTTGCATCGCATACTTCAGCAAAGA CCCTCCACGGACATCTGGATGAGTCGAGACCGGTGTTGCACAGAATCCTAGTGGGCCATGGGGGCAGAAACGTGCAGGTTACATTGTACCGGGAGCTGCGCGCAGTCTTTGGCCAAATTGGGGCGTGGGCATCGGACCGGAGTGGCGAACCCGATCGCCGTGGGCCCCAGGAGTCCTTGGCGGCGCTAACAGTAGAGATCTTCGCTCATGAGATAGACCTCTCCGTTGAAGCCGTTCGAGCTGAACGCGCCCGAGCGGCTGTCGCATACTTTGAGCTCTGCAAGCAGACGGAACTCCCGATCGATCAGGCCATCCAGAAACTGGTGAAAAGCTggcgggaagaggaaagatcGGGACCAGTGCGACAGATCTTGGATCGGGCACTCGTCCATCTGCAATGA
- a CDS encoding putative SNF2 family helicase/ATPase (BUSCO:EOG09260OE9;~COG:L;~EggNog:ENOG410PIC1;~InterPro:IPR001841,IPR027417,IPR017907,IPR000330, IPR038718,IPR001650,IPR014001,IPR013083;~PFAM:PF13923,PF00176,PF13920,PF00097,PF13639;~go_function: GO:0005524 - ATP binding [Evidence IEA]), translated as MWRDSLDVPDINKMLAGPAKVFSRYILRDDDDDDTIFENPRQKHHRDMGATGWSPREFYDNVHVPPDNPASSADIKCDMLECQLFPFQRRAVRWLLQREGVELQPDGRIAPLKREPASDLPVSFTRFTDANGKECFASQLFMVVTSNITSWYDAENVLNGGVLAEEMGLGKTVEMITLICLHRRFTFSEDTGQHGRVDGLKPSRATLIITPPAILEQWRQEIELHAPGLSVYHYEGIQRHQKLADNELVELISDHDVVLTTYNVLAREVHYSGDAPKRNLRHEKRFEARKTPLVQISWWRVCLDEAQMIESGVSNAARVARLIPRQLAWAVTGTPLRKDIADLLGLLLFLHYEPYCGFIWNRLCVSFRSILAHIVHTIALRHSKDHVRNELRLPPQKRVVITVPFTAVEEQHYGQLYEQMCEDCGLDLSGAPTTDEWNPNDPSVVEKMRSWLVRLRQTCLHPAGTGRRTLGVGYNGPLRSVNEVLEVMIDQNDVLIHTEERTLLLSQLRRGQLLENAMRKHEALQLWKECLERASAIVKECRDRLQTERMKSRVTSADDNQDSVSVDSISDNEAEETEKNTRIGTYRQRLRSALEVQHICVFFMGNAYYQIKSDPKLTEHDSEQFKLLEKQEEEAYTTAKSIRKEMLVDISRKVGHYMRMIREKSHKKEFVSIPKMMPQVYSTGLEGRRVIERFEDFCEAMNQHAAQYDSWRQTMIKFLSQSLIDQEDESELEGDEYEKSTKHQDEMYVYMEALRAMFADRHDCLTGQKNVLIAHEVKQGIIQAQKGEGPSPTLFLEVMNLRSNLKPDPQLGSLRGIISELRSLTTALEWQANEGSSRARAELENVSLVLRHASQLAAEQSKAASSLEREVEMFRDTMNNRLEYYRQLQQISDTVAPYDENSVGKPLDVTLFTSKLKKESEIDEKISSLRAKRRYLIHLRDESGSDETSRICVICQSGFEVGVLTVCGHKYCKDCLRMWWHQHRTCPTCKKRLKANDFHQITYKPQEFVVQEEKAPTKLEFERPSKNSIYADISSSTLKEIKNIDLDSSYGTKIDTLARHILWLREHDPGAKSVVFSQYKNFLEILANALSRFKIGFSSVDAKDGIQTFKSDPAVECFLLHAKAHSSGLNLVNATHVFLCEPLINTAIELQAIARVHCIGQHRPTTVWMYLVSDTVEQSIYDLSVSRRLAHIMQKEKKKEKQLTSTSDNGTSIPKLTETVIDSANSLEMQDAALSKLMAGGASGGEMVKKDDLWQCLFGNSSQNKPMNAHLADAGGEVARFLRGEAAEQRSEATAHA; from the exons ATGTGGAGAGATTCCCTTGATGTCCCAGACATCAACAAGATGCTGGCTGGTCCGGCAAAAGTCTTCTCGAGGTACATCTtgcgggatgatgatgacgatgacacAATATTCGAAAATCCTCGGCAAAAGCACCATAGGGATATGGGTGCAACAGGTTGGTCCCCACGTGAATTCTATGACAATGTACATGTTCCACCAGACAACCCTGCTTCATCTGCAGATATAAAGTGTGACATGTTGGAGTGTCAGCTTTTCCCCTTTCAAAGAAGGGCAGTCAGGTGGTTGTTGCAAAGGGAAGGCGTGGAACTCCAACCAGACGGGAGAATTGCTCCTTTAAAGCGGGAGCCTGCAAGTGACCTGCCAGTATCCTTCACTAGGTTTACTGATGCGAATGGTAAAGAGTGTTTCGCCAGTCAGTTATTTATGGTCGTTACTTCCAATATCACAAGCTGGTATGATGCCGAGAACGTCCTCAACGGGGGCGTACTAGCCGAGGAGATGGGCTTGGGTAAGACGGTCGAAATGATCACCTTGATTTGCCTCCATCGACGCTTCACGTTCTCGGAGGATACAGGCCAGCATGGACGCGTCGACGGCTTGAAGCCATCACGAGCGACTTTGATCATAACGCCCCCGGCGATCCTTGAGCAGTGGCGGCAAGAGATTGAATTGCATGCTCCAGGGCTGAGTGTATATCACTATGAAGGGATCCAGCGTCATCAGAAACTAGCAGATAATGAACTGGTCGAGCTGATATCGGATCATGATGTTGTGCTGACTACCTACAACGTTCTTGCTCGGGAGGTCCACTATTCTGGTGATGCTCCAAAGCGAAACCTGCGGCATGAGAAGCGTTTTGAGGCAAGAAAAACGCCGCTTGTTCAGATATCCTGGTGGCGGGTCTGCCTAGATGAAGCACAGATGATTGAGAGCGGTGTCAGCAATGCAGCGAGAGTTGCTCGTCTGATTCCACGTCAACTGGCTTGGGCGGTAACTGGAACGCCTCTTCGTAAAGATATTGCAGATCTTCTGGGGTTGCTGCTCTTTCTTCATTACGAACCCTATTGTGGCTTCATCTGGAATAGGCTATGCGTGTCTTTCCGATCTATCTTAGCACACATAGTTCACACAATTGCCCTTCGTCATAGCAAAGATCATGTTCGCAATGAGCTTCGTTTGCCACCACAGAAGAGGGTCGTTATAACAGTCCCTTTCACTGCAGTGGAAGAGCAACATTATGGCCAGCTGTACGAGCAGATGTGTGAAGATTGTGGCCTTGATTTATCAGGCGCACCGACAACTGATGAATGGAACCCTAATGACCCGTCAGTGGTGGAAAAGATGCGAAGTTGGCTTGTCAGGCTCCGTCAAACCTGCCTTCATCCTGCAGGCACAGGTCGCCGGACTTTGGGCGTTGGATATAACGGTCCCTTACGGTCGGTGAATGAGGTTCTCGAGGTTATGATCGACCAGAATGACGTGCTCATACATACAGAGGAGCGCACTTTGCTCCTATCTCAGCTTCGGCGGGGGCAGTTGCTGGAGAACGCAATGCGCAAGCATGAAGCACTTCAACTTTGGAAGGAGTGCTTGGAACGAGCAAGTGCAATCGTTAAAGAATGCCGGGACCGATTGCAAACGGAACGGATGAAGAGTCGAGTCACCTCCGCGGACGATAACCAAGATTCTGTGTCAGTAGACTCAATAAGTGATAACGAGGcggaagaaacagaaaagaacACCCGCATTGGTACATATCGTCAGAGACTGCGCTCAGCTCTCGAGGTCCAGCACATCTGTGTGTTCTTTATGGGTAACGCGTATTACCAGATCAAGTCGGATCCGAAGCTCACGGAACATGATTCTGAACAATTCAAACTCCTCGAgaaacaggaagaggaggcgtaTACCACAGCTAAATCCATCCGGAAGGAGATGCTGGTTGATATTTCCCGAAAGGTCGGCCATTACATGAGAATGATAAGGGAGAAGTCGCACAAGAAGGAATTTGTGAGCATTCCCAAGATGATGCCTCAGGTATATAGCACAGGGCTAGAAGGTCGGCGCGTGATCGAGCGATTCGAAGACTTCTGTGAAGCCATGAATCAGCATGCTGCACAGTACGATAGCTGGCGACAAACCATGATAAAGTTCCTCTCCCAGTCACTCATCGATCAAGAGGACGAGTCGGAGCTAGAAGGTGACGAGTATGAAAAATCCACTAAGCACCAGGATGAAATGTACGTTTACATGGAAGCCTTGCGCGCAATGTTCGCCGACCGTCATGATTGCTTAACTGGACAAAAGAACGTTCTCATTGCCCATGAAGTTAAGCAAGGAATTATCCAAGCACAAAAGGGTGAAGGGCCTTCTCCAACCCTATTCCTGGAAGTGATGAACCTACGCAGTAATCTGAAGCCTGATCCGCAACTCGGATCCCTTCGAGGCATTATCAGCGAGCTTCGCAGCCTGACCACCGCGCTTGAATGGCAAGCGAATGAAGGAAGTTCTCGAGCGCGTGCAGAGCTTGAGAATGTCAGTCTCGTGTTAAGACATGCAAGCCAACTGGCAGCTGAACAGTCTAAGGCTGCTTCCAgcttggagagggaggttgagATGTTTCGAGATACGATGAACAATCGGCTTGAATATTATCGTCAACTGCAGCAGATATCTGACACTGTTGCCCCATATGATGAAAACAGTGTTGGTAAGCCATTGGATGTGACACTCTTCACTTCGAAGCTCAAAAAGGAGAGTGAAATTGACGAGAAAATCTCTTCTTTGCGAGCGAAACGTCGGTATCTAATCCACCTGCGAGATGAGTCTGGCTCAGACGAGACATCAAGGATATGTGTCATCTGCCAGTCTGGGTTCGAAGTCG GTGTTCTGACGGTTTGCGGTCATAAATATTGCAAGGACTGCTTGCGAATGTGGTGGCATCAGCATCGAACTTGTCCCACGTGCAAAAAACGCTTGAAAGCAAACGACTTCCATCAGATCACGTATAAGCCACAAGAGTTTGTcgtgcaggaggagaaggcgccAACTAAACTAGAGTTCGAACGTCCTTCAAAAAACTCTATATATGCCGATATCAGCTCGAGCACGTTGAAAGAAATCAAGAACATTGACCTGGATAGCTCCTATGGCACAAAGATCGATACTTTGGCACGGCATATCTTATGGCTTCGGGAGCATGATCCCGGGGCCAAGTCGGTTGTATTTTCTCAATACAAAAACTTTCTTGAGATCCTCGCCAATGCGCTTTCCCGGTTCAAGATTGGTTTCAGCAGCGTTGACGCCAAGGATGGCATCCAAACCTTTAAAAGTGACCCTGCa GTTGAATGCTTCCTCTTACACGCCAAGGCACACTCCTCCGGTCTCAATTTAGTGAACGCCACCCATGTCTTCCTTTGTGAGCCTCTGATCAACACCGCAATTGAGCTTCAGGCTATCGCTCGTGTACACTGCATTGGCCAACATCGGCCAACCACTGTTTGGATGTATCTGGTGTCCGACACTGTCGAGCAGTCGATCTATGACCTCTCGGTATCGCGTCGCTTAGCCCACATAatgcagaaggagaaaaaaaaggaaaaacagcTCACTAGTACCTCGGATAATGGAACATCGATACCCAAACTCACTGAAACTGTCATTGATTCGGCTAACTCTCTAGAAATGCAAGATGCAGCACTGTCCAAGTTAATGGCAGGCGGGGCATCAGGAGGTGAaatggtgaagaaggatgatctATGGCAGTGTCTTTTCGGTAATTCGAGCCAGAACAAACCCATGAATGCCCATCTGGCCGACGCCGGAGGTGAAGTTGCAAGGTTCTTGAGGGGTGAGGCAGCTGAACAGAGAAGCGAGGCTACTGCCCACGCTTGA